In Geopsychrobacter electrodiphilus DSM 16401, a single window of DNA contains:
- a CDS encoding Hsp20/alpha crystallin family protein produces MMNWNLFREMDNLRREMDTIFGGLPLENEEHSAFLPGIGTRRFPRLNLSEDANSFYLAALIPGVDAKSLDISLTGSTLSISGERLVEKLEGAHWQRQERGHGKFVRTLELPLDVDNDKIGAEYVDGVLRVILPKAESAKPKRISIKAGN; encoded by the coding sequence ATGATGAACTGGAATCTGTTTAGAGAGATGGATAACCTGCGCCGCGAAATGGATACAATCTTTGGCGGGCTGCCTCTGGAGAATGAGGAGCACAGCGCCTTTTTACCCGGGATCGGGACCCGCCGTTTTCCGCGGCTCAATCTGAGTGAGGATGCGAACAGTTTTTATCTGGCAGCCTTAATCCCGGGGGTTGACGCCAAGTCGCTTGATATTAGCCTGACCGGGAGTACCCTGAGTATAAGCGGCGAACGGCTGGTTGAAAAACTTGAGGGTGCGCATTGGCAGCGTCAGGAACGCGGCCACGGCAAATTTGTCCGTACCCTTGAACTTCCGCTGGATGTCGATAATGACAAGATCGGCGCTGAATATGTGGATGGCGTCTTGCGTGTGATCTTGCCCAAGGCCGAATCTGCAAAACCGAAGCGGATCTCAATTAAGGCCGGAAACTAA
- a CDS encoding sigma-54 interaction domain-containing protein: protein MNRSGSLQSNLPARIPDLLLQKNNGFWQIREISTRLSTFCEASPESLSGRFVEQVFPKSSPLFPPLLDEVILNGHNLTGVKLRLLPGQPAFLADFYDSGLAQDYRGRQVQVHLRTESLSSQQESGYAGLIGSSAAIREVFRKIELYAETEATVVITGETGCGKELVANALHRQSARQQGPFASINCSAISEQLLESELFGHEKGAFTGALRAHRGYFEQADGGTLFLDEIGDMPLHTQSKLLRVLEEGQLQPVGSERIHTVDVRVVAATHVALEQAVSDGRFRADLYHRLAVLRIHVPPLRERDEDILLLANHFLHQFNRRYQKQIERFTPEAMSILKAYMWPGNIRELRNLIERLVIETQAPAIGGRALAEWVRERQAFQPGGLQASLRPSTALVPVASHPEKHRVIDIDLLPEISPALDQTRLRQAFLQAEGNIAAAARLLGIHRATFYRHLSRLGLSRQDLS, encoded by the coding sequence ATGAATCGATCCGGATCTCTACAGTCGAATCTTCCTGCGCGCATTCCTGATCTGCTGCTCCAGAAAAATAACGGGTTCTGGCAGATCCGGGAGATTTCGACCCGCCTCTCCACTTTTTGCGAAGCGAGCCCGGAGTCATTGTCCGGCCGTTTTGTTGAACAGGTTTTCCCCAAAAGTTCTCCTTTGTTCCCCCCACTGTTAGATGAAGTAATCTTAAACGGCCATAATTTAACCGGGGTCAAGTTGCGCCTGCTGCCGGGACAGCCGGCATTTTTAGCCGACTTTTACGATTCCGGTCTTGCGCAGGACTATCGCGGTCGACAGGTGCAGGTCCATCTGCGGACGGAGAGTCTCTCCAGCCAACAAGAGTCAGGTTACGCCGGCCTGATCGGTTCGAGTGCGGCGATACGCGAGGTTTTCCGTAAGATCGAGCTGTATGCTGAAACCGAAGCGACGGTTGTGATTACCGGTGAAACCGGCTGCGGCAAAGAGCTGGTCGCCAACGCCCTGCATCGTCAGAGTGCGCGGCAGCAGGGTCCCTTCGCCTCAATCAACTGCAGCGCCATCAGTGAACAGTTACTCGAATCGGAACTCTTCGGGCATGAAAAGGGGGCCTTTACCGGAGCGTTAAGAGCGCACCGCGGCTATTTTGAGCAGGCCGATGGCGGCACCCTGTTTCTCGATGAAATCGGCGACATGCCGCTGCATACCCAGAGTAAACTGCTGCGGGTGCTTGAAGAGGGCCAGCTGCAGCCGGTGGGGAGCGAACGGATTCATACGGTTGACGTGCGGGTCGTGGCGGCGACCCATGTCGCCCTCGAGCAGGCGGTCAGCGACGGCCGCTTTCGTGCCGATCTTTATCATCGTCTGGCGGTGTTGCGGATTCACGTTCCTCCCTTGCGTGAGCGCGATGAGGATATCCTGCTTCTGGCGAACCATTTTCTGCACCAGTTCAATCGGCGCTATCAGAAGCAGATCGAACGTTTTACCCCCGAGGCGATGTCGATCCTCAAGGCATATATGTGGCCCGGAAATATCCGTGAATTGCGCAATCTCATTGAGCGTCTGGTGATTGAAACTCAGGCGCCTGCCATCGGTGGCCGCGCGCTGGCAGAATGGGTACGTGAACGTCAGGCTTTTCAGCCCGGCGGCCTGCAAGCGTCATTAAGACCTTCGACCGCGCTGGTTCCTGTCGCGTCTCACCCCGAAAAGCACAGGGTCATCGATATTGATCTTCTGCCTGAGATTTCCCCCGCCCTTGACCAAACCCGGTTGCGCCAGGCTTTTTTGCAGGCCGAAGGGAATATTGCCGCGGCTGCCCGGTTGCTCGGCATTCATCGTGCGACCTTCTATCGTCATCTGTCCCGTCTGGGACTTTCCCGCCAAGACCTCTCCTAG
- a CDS encoding PilZ domain-containing protein, producing the protein MAEKRDIARRRKRVRVRFGIETPQKMAFTDDLSFVGLFIKTVMPEKPGTLLQLEITLPDETPVLCSGRICWAKRVPPNMLRLVNKGGMGVRIVDYISGKEAYQEFVESLHR; encoded by the coding sequence GTGGCAGAAAAAAGAGATATCGCGCGGAGACGCAAACGAGTCAGGGTTCGTTTTGGCATTGAAACGCCACAAAAAATGGCCTTTACCGATGACCTCTCGTTTGTGGGGCTTTTCATTAAAACGGTCATGCCAGAAAAGCCAGGTACGTTATTGCAGCTCGAAATAACCCTGCCTGATGAAACGCCGGTGCTCTGCTCGGGCCGGATTTGTTGGGCCAAAAGGGTTCCACCCAATATGCTGCGTCTGGTCAACAAGGGAGGGATGGGAGTCCGGATTGTCGACTATATCTCCGGGAAAGAGGCTTATCAGGAATTTGTCGAGAGCCTGCATCGGTGA
- a CDS encoding c(7)-type cytochrome triheme domain-containing protein: MKKVILLIVAGLFFMSGAAIAVPSGKTLEFTKSPMGKVTFSGTEHAEAGIKCKECHNPEMFPKMKQGTVKITMSKIYAGELCGKCHNGKRAFEAKKNCARCHKH, encoded by the coding sequence ATGAAAAAGGTTATTCTGTTGATTGTTGCTGGTCTGTTTTTTATGTCCGGAGCGGCAATCGCTGTCCCGTCAGGAAAAACCCTTGAGTTTACCAAGAGCCCGATGGGCAAAGTGACCTTCTCCGGCACAGAACACGCCGAAGCCGGGATTAAATGCAAAGAATGCCACAATCCTGAGATGTTCCCCAAGATGAAGCAAGGGACCGTCAAAATCACCATGTCTAAAATCTACGCCGGTGAACTCTGTGGCAAATGTCACAACGGTAAACGCGCCTTTGAAGCCAAGAAAAACTGTGCCCGCTGCCATAAGCACTAG
- a CDS encoding arylesterase: MQTPRFFWLGLALLLFVHMGWASGLPLRITVLGDSLTAGYGLAAREAFPAQLERALQKAGYRVLVQNAGVSGDTSAGGLARLDWSLAARPDLMIVELGANDALRGLDPELTHKNLDAILTRLKAAGVPALLTGMKAPRNLGPDYYTKFDRLYPELAERHAVPFYPFFLEGVAGRAELNQADGLHPNTKGVALIVGKMLPLIAEQLKRLNLRGASLK, translated from the coding sequence ATGCAGACTCCCCGGTTTTTCTGGTTAGGTTTAGCTCTCCTGCTCTTCGTCCATATGGGTTGGGCCAGCGGGCTGCCGCTGCGTATTACGGTGCTCGGTGACAGTCTGACCGCTGGCTACGGCCTGGCGGCGCGCGAGGCCTTCCCGGCGCAGCTCGAACGCGCCCTGCAGAAGGCGGGTTACCGGGTCCTGGTTCAGAACGCCGGGGTCTCCGGCGATACCAGCGCCGGCGGTCTGGCGCGTCTCGACTGGAGTCTGGCCGCGCGCCCCGATCTGATGATCGTCGAACTCGGTGCCAACGATGCCCTGCGTGGTCTCGACCCGGAGCTGACGCACAAGAATCTGGATGCCATCCTTACGCGACTCAAGGCAGCCGGCGTGCCGGCCCTGCTCACCGGGATGAAGGCGCCGCGCAATCTGGGCCCTGATTATTATACCAAGTTCGATCGACTCTACCCCGAACTGGCTGAACGTCATGCGGTTCCATTCTACCCTTTTTTTCTGGAAGGGGTCGCCGGTCGTGCCGAACTGAATCAAGCCGATGGTCTACACCCTAACACCAAAGGGGTGGCGCTGATTGTCGGGAAAATGCTCCCCCTGATCGCAGAGCAGCTGAAACGGCTTAATCTGCGTGGAGCCTCATTGAAATGA
- a CDS encoding ABC transporter ATP-binding protein, which produces MSEPIVKIAGLHLSLVGGAGPVNILCGLDLQVAAGETLSIVGPSGAGKTTLLMALSGLERPSAGRVEVAGFDLGTASEDELARFRRRHIGIVFQSFHLVPTMTALENVALPLEFAGQPDALKLAAEALSATGLGARLAHFPGELSGGEQQRVALARAFVARPALILADEPTGNLDRETGQTVMELLFNLQKEQNTTLVLVTHDEQLASRCGRSIHMADGRLHAPGGAER; this is translated from the coding sequence ATGTCAGAACCGATCGTAAAAATTGCGGGTTTGCATCTTAGTCTAGTGGGTGGCGCCGGGCCGGTCAACATCCTCTGCGGTCTTGACCTGCAGGTGGCCGCTGGCGAAACCCTCAGCATTGTCGGTCCCTCGGGAGCAGGCAAGACCACCCTGTTGATGGCCCTGTCCGGTCTGGAGCGCCCGAGCGCGGGTCGGGTCGAGGTTGCCGGCTTCGACCTGGGTACGGCCAGTGAAGATGAACTGGCGCGTTTTCGCCGCCGACACATCGGTATCGTCTTTCAATCCTTCCATCTGGTGCCGACTATGACCGCGCTGGAGAATGTCGCCCTGCCCCTCGAATTCGCCGGACAGCCAGACGCTCTCAAGCTGGCCGCCGAGGCTCTCAGCGCCACCGGCCTCGGCGCCCGCCTTGCCCACTTTCCAGGTGAACTCTCCGGCGGCGAGCAGCAGCGGGTTGCTCTGGCCCGCGCCTTTGTCGCTCGTCCGGCGTTGATCCTCGCCGATGAACCGACCGGCAATCTCGACCGCGAGACCGGACAAACGGTAATGGAGCTTTTGTTTAACCTGCAGAAAGAACAGAACACCACGCTGGTCCTGGTGACCCATGATGAACAGCTTGCGAGCCGCTGCGGTCGCAGCATTCACATGGCCGACGGGAGATTGCATGCGCCTGGCGGAGCCGAGCGATGA
- a CDS encoding ABC transporter permease, with translation MNEPPLLHQALRLARRELRNGLRGFGVFLACLFLGVFAISGIGSFTAAAKSGLLADASGLLGGDLEIHRMYQPLSEAQQHFLDARGLRSDVIEMRSMAGNPHTKEHVLVELKAVDNHYPLYGRLEIEPLQPTSQALARQGALVEAALLERLHLKVGDALQLGDARLQIRGIIKNEPDRAIRAFYLGPRLLISRATLDTTGLIRPGSLVTYLTRLKLADPNRAEQVVAELQQTYPEAGWRLQTWRKAAPRVRHLLDRMDTNLSLLGLCALLLGGLGVAGAVRGYLNAKVMHIATLKCLGASSRVIFTTYLLQILFLGGIGAGAGLAAGATLPWLIGLLWGSQLPIPLQPALFPLVLLRAALFGLLIALLFSLKELGIARRVPPAVLFRGYAPGGRTSPGRAIWLSITVIGLLLAALAFFSSEDQRIAGGFILGGGICFIIFRLLAMGVIRLARRLPSPTQPALRLGLANIHRRGSPATSVLFSLGLGLTALVMIALVQANLGDMVNDSLPEEAPAFFFLDIQPDQVAAFDQRLASMPLVTKVERYPTLRGRITAIKGIPVEQAKIASNVQWAVRGDRFLSYADKLPAGSRLDAGKWWPPGYKGAPKISLSADLAKGFHVQIGDSLTVNVLGRSITAEISSLRTIDWSSLELNFAILFSPGVLEGAPQTHLAAVHVAPAGENELFRAITGQFPNVSAISTRELLRNVSRTLARIGSAFNGMAAITLLNGFLVLAGAISADQHRRIHDAVIFKVCGATRGDILLAFAAEFAILGLAAGAISALVGSLAALAILKGPMDVPFHLHPLVSIATLLTGITLTLLLGLAGTWKALGQKPAIYLRDE, from the coding sequence ATGAACGAGCCGCCCCTTCTGCACCAGGCCCTGCGCCTCGCACGCCGTGAACTACGCAACGGCCTGCGCGGTTTCGGGGTCTTCCTCGCCTGCCTCTTCCTTGGCGTCTTCGCCATCAGCGGTATCGGCAGTTTCACCGCCGCGGCTAAATCGGGTCTGCTCGCCGATGCCAGCGGTCTGCTTGGCGGCGATCTTGAGATCCACAGGATGTATCAACCGCTCTCTGAGGCCCAACAGCACTTTCTGGACGCCCGGGGGTTGAGATCAGACGTGATCGAGATGCGCAGCATGGCCGGAAATCCGCACACCAAAGAACACGTCCTGGTCGAACTGAAAGCGGTCGATAACCACTATCCGCTCTACGGTCGTCTCGAGATTGAACCGCTGCAGCCTACCTCACAGGCGCTGGCCCGTCAGGGTGCCCTGGTCGAAGCCGCCCTCCTCGAGCGTCTTCATCTCAAGGTTGGAGATGCGCTGCAACTCGGCGACGCCCGATTGCAGATCCGCGGAATCATTAAGAATGAACCGGATCGCGCCATAAGAGCCTTTTATCTCGGCCCGCGTCTGCTGATCAGTCGCGCAACCCTCGACACCACCGGTCTGATTCGCCCCGGCAGCCTGGTTACATATCTCACCCGATTGAAACTTGCCGATCCGAACCGGGCCGAACAGGTCGTTGCCGAACTTCAGCAGACCTATCCCGAGGCCGGCTGGCGGCTGCAGACTTGGCGCAAGGCCGCGCCGCGAGTCCGCCACCTCCTCGACCGGATGGACACCAACCTCAGCCTGCTCGGCCTTTGTGCCCTGCTCCTTGGTGGTCTCGGCGTGGCCGGCGCCGTACGCGGCTACCTTAACGCCAAGGTGATGCACATTGCGACGCTCAAGTGCCTTGGCGCTTCAAGCCGGGTAATCTTCACCACCTACCTGCTACAGATTCTGTTTCTTGGCGGAATCGGTGCCGGGGCCGGGCTCGCTGCGGGGGCGACCCTCCCCTGGCTTATCGGGCTGTTATGGGGGAGTCAACTGCCCATCCCGCTGCAACCCGCACTCTTCCCGTTGGTGCTGCTGCGGGCCGCGCTCTTCGGGCTGCTGATTGCGTTACTCTTTTCGCTCAAAGAGCTCGGCATCGCGCGGCGCGTGCCGCCAGCGGTGCTGTTTCGCGGGTACGCCCCAGGCGGGCGAACCAGCCCTGGCCGAGCGATCTGGTTGAGTATCACCGTGATCGGCCTGTTGCTGGCCGCCCTCGCGTTTTTCAGCAGCGAGGATCAGCGCATCGCCGGCGGCTTTATTCTCGGCGGTGGCATCTGCTTTATCATCTTCCGCCTGTTGGCGATGGGAGTGATTCGTCTCGCCAGACGCCTGCCAAGCCCCACGCAACCTGCCTTGCGTCTCGGCCTGGCCAACATCCACCGCCGCGGCTCGCCGGCGACCAGCGTGCTCTTCTCCCTCGGGCTCGGCCTCACCGCGCTGGTGATGATCGCGCTGGTTCAGGCCAATCTCGGTGATATGGTCAATGACAGCCTGCCGGAAGAAGCTCCAGCCTTCTTCTTTCTCGATATCCAGCCCGATCAGGTTGCCGCCTTCGATCAGCGGCTCGCCAGCATGCCCCTGGTGACAAAAGTTGAGCGCTACCCGACCCTGCGCGGACGCATCACGGCGATCAAGGGGATCCCGGTGGAGCAGGCGAAGATCGCGTCGAACGTGCAGTGGGCGGTGCGTGGTGACCGATTCTTGAGTTACGCGGACAAACTGCCGGCAGGCTCACGCCTGGACGCAGGGAAATGGTGGCCGCCCGGCTACAAAGGAGCGCCGAAGATCTCGCTCAGTGCGGATCTGGCCAAGGGATTCCACGTACAGATTGGTGACAGCCTGACCGTCAATGTCCTTGGCCGCAGCATCACGGCTGAAATTTCCAGTCTCAGGACTATCGACTGGTCAAGCCTGGAGCTGAACTTCGCCATCCTCTTTTCCCCCGGGGTACTGGAAGGCGCTCCCCAAACCCATCTGGCCGCAGTGCATGTGGCTCCCGCCGGAGAGAATGAACTCTTTCGCGCCATCACCGGCCAGTTCCCCAACGTCTCGGCGATCAGCACCCGCGAACTGTTGCGCAACGTCTCGCGCACCCTGGCCCGCATCGGCAGCGCCTTCAACGGCATGGCTGCGATCACCCTCCTGAACGGCTTTCTGGTTCTGGCCGGAGCAATTTCGGCTGATCAGCACCGACGCATCCACGATGCCGTCATCTTCAAGGTCTGCGGCGCAACCCGGGGCGACATTCTGCTCGCCTTCGCCGCCGAATTCGCGATCCTCGGCCTCGCCGCCGGCGCCATCAGTGCCCTCGTCGGCAGCCTCGCCGCACTCGCCATCCTGAAAGGTCCGATGGATGTCCCCTTTCACCTGCACCCGCTGGTCAGCATCGCTACCCTGCTGACCGGCATCACCCTGACCCTGCTCCTCGGTCTGGCCGGGACCTGGAAGGCCCTTGGGCAGAAGCCGGCGATCTATCTACGCGATGAATAA
- a CDS encoding ABC transporter substrate-binding protein, whose product MKKSLKFFCLAALVGCSLLTVSSAFAAKTIKVGIVDTYSGPASTYTNDVRDAFALAAEKINAAGGILGRQLEFFTRDSKFKVGLGLSAAKELVMRENVDILMGTINSSLALAISDFAKQEKIPFLATFAKSAKITGENGHRYVFSMNENTAMIGKAAAEGLAKRPYTSYWIAGDDYEYGHAVADGVWENLKKLKPGVKLLGQSWWKVGEPDFTPYITAILAQKPDAVIVATGGRDCVPFLKAAQATGFNKQVPFYMHTATEISTLKPLGLNAPEGVIGTANYHSYYPDTAENRAFVAEFEKAYGRTPAVGALYGYITAQFISRAYTKAGAIDTEKFINALEGLSVDSPVGKVTMRAEDHQVMLPMFMGVTTKAAGQSVLIAKDIVTIPAEETMPSLDEIRKARQH is encoded by the coding sequence ATGAAAAAATCATTGAAGTTTTTCTGTCTGGCGGCCCTCGTCGGTTGTTCCCTGCTGACAGTATCAAGCGCTTTTGCCGCCAAAACGATCAAGGTCGGCATTGTCGATACCTACAGCGGTCCCGCCAGTACCTACACCAACGATGTGCGAGACGCCTTTGCCCTGGCTGCGGAGAAAATCAACGCCGCGGGTGGAATTTTGGGCCGGCAGCTTGAGTTTTTCACCCGTGACAGCAAATTTAAAGTTGGTCTCGGGCTGAGTGCTGCCAAAGAACTGGTGATGCGAGAGAATGTGGATATTCTCATGGGGACAATCAACAGCTCCCTGGCCTTAGCAATCTCGGACTTTGCCAAACAAGAAAAAATTCCTTTTTTGGCCACCTTCGCCAAAAGCGCAAAAATTACCGGAGAGAATGGGCATCGCTATGTATTCTCCATGAACGAGAATACGGCCATGATTGGCAAGGCAGCGGCAGAGGGGCTGGCCAAGAGGCCTTATACCAGCTACTGGATCGCCGGGGATGATTACGAGTACGGCCATGCTGTCGCGGACGGCGTCTGGGAAAATCTCAAAAAACTCAAGCCCGGCGTCAAGCTGCTCGGCCAATCCTGGTGGAAAGTCGGGGAACCTGACTTCACCCCCTACATCACCGCAATTCTGGCGCAGAAGCCCGATGCAGTCATCGTCGCTACCGGCGGACGCGATTGTGTGCCGTTCCTGAAGGCGGCTCAGGCCACAGGTTTCAACAAACAGGTCCCCTTCTACATGCATACGGCCACGGAGATTTCGACCCTTAAACCGCTGGGACTCAACGCTCCCGAGGGGGTTATCGGAACGGCCAACTATCACAGCTATTACCCCGATACCGCTGAAAACCGTGCTTTTGTCGCCGAGTTCGAAAAGGCTTATGGCCGCACTCCCGCAGTGGGCGCCTTATATGGTTATATTACGGCTCAGTTCATCTCCCGGGCTTACACGAAGGCTGGTGCGATCGACACTGAGAAGTTTATCAACGCGCTGGAGGGGCTGAGTGTTGACTCCCCGGTGGGCAAGGTGACGATGCGGGCCGAAGATCATCAGGTCATGCTCCCCATGTTCATGGGAGTGACAACCAAGGCCGCAGGTCAATCGGTCCTTATTGCCAAAGATATCGTCACCATACCCGCTGAAGAAACCATGCCTTCGCTGGATGAAATTCGCAAGGCTCGCCAACACTGA
- a CDS encoding branched-chain amino acid ABC transporter permease produces MELFTGLSFSVLCIQILVGLSKATILFIVASGLTLILGVLRIPNLAHGSLYMIGAFTTYSIATAFSQSSLGFWVALLLAPLAVALIGLIMEQGLFRFLYKRDHLMMLLFTFSFSLVFADLVKMIWGSDYRSLAVPEIFQGSYLLLGMPFPRYNLFLLLLGPLFAAGLWYLTNRTLLGKISRAAAVDREMVGAVGVNVNLVYAAVFVIGCYLAGIGGALVAPTQNITQGMDHSIIIEIFLIVIIGGLGNVWGALLGAVIFGLTDAIGILVAPQFGIVFPYLAVITVLIFRPKGLLKSIW; encoded by the coding sequence ATGGAACTGTTTACCGGTCTATCTTTTTCGGTCCTCTGTATCCAAATTCTGGTTGGTCTGAGCAAAGCGACCATCTTGTTTATTGTCGCCTCGGGACTCACCTTGATTCTGGGAGTCCTGCGCATTCCGAACCTGGCCCACGGCTCGCTCTATATGATCGGCGCCTTCACGACCTACTCGATTGCCACAGCGTTTTCGCAGAGCAGTCTGGGTTTCTGGGTGGCGCTGCTACTGGCACCGCTGGCCGTGGCCCTGATTGGGCTGATTATGGAGCAGGGCCTGTTTCGGTTTCTGTATAAACGCGACCACTTGATGATGCTGCTTTTCACCTTTTCTTTTTCCCTGGTTTTCGCCGATCTGGTCAAAATGATCTGGGGCTCTGACTACCGTTCTTTAGCTGTCCCTGAGATATTTCAGGGGTCCTACCTGCTGTTGGGGATGCCTTTCCCGCGTTACAATCTATTTCTGCTCCTTTTGGGGCCGCTTTTCGCCGCAGGGCTCTGGTATCTGACCAACCGGACTCTGCTGGGCAAGATTTCGCGCGCCGCGGCAGTGGATCGTGAAATGGTCGGAGCGGTGGGGGTTAACGTTAATCTGGTCTATGCGGCCGTATTCGTTATCGGCTGTTACCTTGCGGGGATCGGCGGGGCCCTGGTGGCTCCGACGCAGAACATAACCCAGGGGATGGATCACTCCATCATCATTGAGATCTTCCTTATCGTCATTATCGGCGGTCTCGGCAATGTCTGGGGGGCTCTGCTGGGGGCGGTCATCTTTGGTCTCACCGATGCCATCGGCATTCTGGTGGCACCCCAGTTCGGCATCGTCTTCCCCTATCTCGCCGTGATCACTGTCCTCATCTTCCGCCCCAAGGGGCTGTTAAAATCGATCTGGTAA
- a CDS encoding branched-chain amino acid ABC transporter permease, which translates to MIFGIFGKKSLPLVTLFLAGLFCMPFVTPRFYIYLASVILVTGLLATSLNLVLGYGGMYQFHHAVFYGVGAYTTALLLTKTSLPIWVAFASAPLVAALFGLVIGLICARLSSLHFGMLQLSLGSLLWVIVYRWYDFTGGDDGIHGISMPAAISGTTSAYYFILIITALCLLLMFILIKSPFGRILQALRDNPERCAAIGVNVTWHRILAIMIAAFFAGVAGSLFVTLEGSVFPGLLFWTLSLEILIMCLLGGWFTFFGPMLGAFLIISLRTVAGNYTEYWTLILGLMMMLTIFFLPKGVLGFVNDLFRSRSPDQPLEESSHATDKVSTKIV; encoded by the coding sequence ATGATCTTCGGCATCTTTGGCAAAAAGTCTCTTCCTCTGGTCACGCTGTTTTTGGCCGGCCTTTTTTGCATGCCCTTTGTGACTCCCAGATTTTACATCTACCTGGCCAGCGTCATCCTGGTCACCGGGCTGCTGGCGACAAGTCTCAACCTGGTTCTTGGTTATGGGGGGATGTACCAGTTCCATCACGCCGTCTTCTACGGCGTTGGCGCCTATACGACCGCCTTGCTCCTGACCAAGACAAGCCTGCCGATCTGGGTCGCCTTTGCCTCGGCTCCGCTGGTCGCGGCCCTGTTCGGCCTGGTGATCGGTCTGATCTGTGCTCGCCTGAGCAGTCTGCACTTTGGCATGCTCCAGCTTTCTCTGGGCTCCCTGCTGTGGGTCATCGTCTATCGCTGGTACGACTTTACCGGCGGCGACGATGGCATCCATGGCATCTCCATGCCTGCGGCCATTTCTGGAACGACCTCCGCTTACTATTTCATCCTGATCATCACCGCCCTCTGTCTGTTGCTGATGTTCATCCTTATCAAATCTCCGTTCGGGAGGATTCTCCAGGCCCTCCGCGACAACCCGGAGCGCTGTGCCGCCATTGGGGTTAACGTAACCTGGCACCGTATCCTTGCTATAATGATCGCCGCATTCTTTGCCGGTGTCGCCGGTTCGCTGTTCGTCACCCTGGAGGGGAGTGTTTTCCCGGGACTGCTGTTCTGGACCCTGTCTCTGGAAATCCTCATCATGTGTCTTCTGGGAGGCTGGTTCACTTTTTTTGGACCGATGCTCGGGGCCTTCCTCATCATTTCCCTGCGCACCGTCGCGGGCAACTACACCGAGTACTGGACCCTCATCCTCGGTCTGATGATGATGCTGACCATATTTTTTCTTCCCAAGGGCGTTTTGGGTTTTGTTAATGATCTGTTTCGTTCCAGATCCCCTGACCAACCGCTCGAGGAGAGCAGTCATGCTACAGATAAGGTCTCTACAAAAATCGTTTGA
- a CDS encoding ABC transporter ATP-binding protein — translation MLQIRSLQKSFDGFQAVKDANLSVNPGEVVAVIGPNGAGKTTLFNLVSGQIRPDAGSILFKGEDIRGLPSHKLCHRGMSRSFQIVKIFSRMSVFENVQTAVISRIGKTANLFTPARNIAVKETLTILEAMGLSDKRDRICGLLSHGDQKVLEMAISLGSDPQLLILDEPTAGMSGEETATTIDLMKRLSSERGLTILFCEHDVELVFSFSDRIMVMQQGSTITQGTPDQVRNDPQVKKAYLGGQN, via the coding sequence ATGCTACAGATAAGGTCTCTACAAAAATCGTTTGACGGCTTTCAGGCGGTGAAGGACGCCAACCTCTCGGTGAACCCGGGAGAGGTTGTGGCGGTCATCGGTCCCAACGGCGCCGGGAAGACGACCCTGTTCAACCTCGTCAGCGGCCAGATACGTCCTGACGCTGGCAGCATCCTTTTTAAAGGAGAAGATATTCGTGGTCTGCCGTCTCATAAACTTTGCCACAGGGGGATGAGCCGCTCGTTTCAAATCGTGAAGATCTTCAGTCGCATGAGCGTATTTGAGAACGTCCAGACCGCGGTCATAAGCCGGATAGGAAAAACCGCGAACCTGTTTACCCCGGCCCGGAACATCGCGGTGAAAGAAACGCTGACTATCCTCGAAGCCATGGGCCTCAGCGACAAGCGCGACAGAATCTGCGGCCTGCTCTCTCACGGCGATCAAAAGGTCCTGGAGATGGCCATCTCTTTGGGCAGCGATCCCCAACTACTGATCCTGGATGAACCCACGGCAGGGATGTCCGGGGAGGAGACAGCGACAACCATAGATCTCATGAAGCGCCTGTCGAGCGAGAGGGGCCTGACCATTTTGTTCTGCGAACACGATGTGGAGCTGGTATTTTCCTTTTCCGATCGAATAATGGTCATGCAGCAGGGGAGCACCATTACCCAGGGGACGCCGGATCAGGTACGCAACGATCCACAGGTCAAGAAGGCTTACCTGGGAGGCCAGAACTGA